The nucleotide sequence TAATAAGCAGCGTGTCGTTTTGCGTGCCGGCTTTCGCCCATTTTTTCAGCATTTCAAGGCTGCGGTCGTCTGAAATCACCACATCGTTTATCGAACCTTTGCCGCTTTCGGCGACCATCACATTGCCCGTAACCAACACGCCCGCACCGCCTTGCGCCCAAGTGCCGTACAGGCGGACAAGTTTTTCAGACGGCTGGTCGTGTTGGGCAAGTTGTTCTTCCATAGCGGATTTGAGGATACGGTTTTTAGCAGTCTTTCCGTTTGGAAAAGTGAACGGGGTAAATAACATAATTCTTTCCTTTGAGTTGATAGGTTTAAAAATGTAAACGTATTTAGGTAAAAATAAAGGGTTAACGGATAACCCTATTTTGAAAGCGGGCAATTTTGAGCCATCAAATCAGCAAGTTGTTTCAACTTCGCCACCACATCCGCCATGGCAATACTGTAAAACCGCTCTTTGCCGACCTGCTCCACCGCCACCGCACCGGCTTGCAGCATGATTTTCAAATGATGCGACACCGCAGGGCGCGACAGATGCAGATGCTCGGTCAGCTCATTCACATTCATCCTGCCGTGTTCCCACAGCACGCGCAGGATTTGATGGCGGTTTTCATCGCTCAACACGGTAAAAATAGGAATGCATTCGCGCATTAGATTCATGGTTTGTTGCGGCATATTCGGTTTCTTGAGTTTATGCGTTTAAAAGCTTGAACGCATTTTAGAGGGAAAGATGGGGAATGTCAAAGGGAATTTTCAGAAGATGGTTTTAGTGTACAAATCACAGCGTTTTATCAATCATTATCTCAGTCTGCAAGCCGTTTCAGACGACCTTTTTCGTAATAAAGAGCGGTCAAATTTTTAAGTGTTTTGCAAATCATCTTAAAAATTTGACCACTTGCATCATTATCAAGACCGCAGCCGTCTGAAACATTGATAGACCGGTTACTGATGTCCGCTTTCTGCTACTTTTGTCCATTTTGCCAATGTCTGCTTCATCTGTGCCTGAGGGATGAAGCGGGCCATCCGTTCTACTTCCTTGCCTTGATAAAACAGCAGCCATGCAGGTGCGGTCAGCACGTGGAAACGTCCAGCCATTTCGGGTATTTCAGCAATATCGGCTTTTACGGCATACACATTTCCTTCCACCGCCAAAGCTGAGTCAAGCTGGGCGGCCACGACCGTACAAACACCGCAGATTGGGGCTTTGATGTACAGTGATACTAAAGGGTGTGTGGCGATGGCCTGTTCGATGTCTTTCAGAGTGTGCAGTTGTTGCATGTCATGTCCTCCTTTGAGCGATTCAGCACGTTTCTAGTTGTTCAGAAAAGGGGCTTTCAACGAAATGAAAACAAGAAAACGGTTTGAGTCGTCTAGATTTTTTCCACAACCACTTTTGCCCGCGCTTTCAGGCTGTTCAACACTGGGGAGTTGGCGGCGGAGCGGTCGGCGAAATTTTGCAGGGTAGGAAGGTCGGCGTCGGCTTTTACTTTTACGGTTAGCACCAGATTATCCAGTCCGCCGTAGCCATCTTCCATGCCGAACAGTTTGGCCATGTCAATACCGCCCCTTGCGGATATTTCAAACTGTTCCAGTTTCACGCCTGCCTGTGCTGCTTGCAACTCGAAACCTAT is from Neisseria sicca and encodes:
- a CDS encoding ArsR/SmtB family transcription factor — protein: MPQQTMNLMRECIPIFTVLSDENRHQILRVLWEHGRMNVNELTEHLHLSRPAVSHHLKIMLQAGAVAVEQVGKERFYSIAMADVVAKLKQLADLMAQNCPLSK
- a CDS encoding OsmC family protein, which encodes MGGENAAPNPMEYLIGAAAGCCSIGFELQAAQAGVKLEQFEISARGGIDMAKLFGMEDGYGGLDNLVLTVKVKADADLPTLQNFADRSAANSPVLNSLKARAKVVVEKI
- a CDS encoding thioredoxin family protein; the encoded protein is MQQLHTLKDIEQAIATHPLVSLYIKAPICGVCTVVAAQLDSALAVEGNVYAVKADIAEIPEMAGRFHVLTAPAWLLFYQGKEVERMARFIPQAQMKQTLAKWTKVAESGHQ